Genomic DNA from Sphingobium sp. V4:
GACACGGTCGAAGCCCATCTGCGCGCGCGCAAGGGGCCGATGGAGTTCGTGATTTCCGACGAGCGCGGCAAGCTGCTGGAGACGGGCGGCGGCCTGATGCAGGCCCGGCAGCTGCTGGGCGACCAGCCATTCCTATGCGCCAATAGCGACAATCTGTGGGTCGATGGTCCGCAGGAGACGCTGGGCATGATGCAGCGGCTCTGGAATCCGGAGCGGATGGACGCGTTGCTTCTGCTCATTCCGCTGGCCCGCGCCACCTGCCACATGGGACCCGGCGATTTCCACATGGACGCCAGCGGCCGACTCACCCGGCGCAAACCCGCCCACGTTGCGCCCTTCGTCTATACCGGGGTCCAGATCCTGTCCCCCGCCATATTGCGCGATCCGCCCGCTGACGCTTTCTCCACCAACATCTTCTGGAACCGCGCGATGGAGGCGGGCCGGCTTTACGGCGTCGCGCATCAGGGGCTGTGGTTCGACGTCGGCACGCCGCACGCCATTCCGGTGGTGGAGCAGATGCTCGCCCATGGGTGAGCGGAGCCGTCCCGCTCTTTATACCATCCCAGCGCATCGCGCCTTCGCCGATGCGCTGGTGACAGGCATATTGGCGCGTCATGGCGGTGACGTCCGCACCCTGGCGCAAGGGATGGTCCTGCTGTCCAGCAACCGCGCGGTCAGGGCGGTGCGCGACGCCTTCGTTCGGCAATCGGGCGGCGGCCTGTTGCTCCCTCGCCTGGTGACGATCGGCGATCCTGATCTGGGCGAACAGGTCGGCGGGGCGCTCGACCCGCTCGGCGAGGACGATCCCATTGCGCCCGCGATTGCGCCCGTCCGCCGCCAGATGATCCTCGCGCGCCTGGTGCAGGAGGTGAAGCCGGGCACCGATGCCGCGCTCGCCCTGCAACTGGGTCAGGCGCTCGGCAGCGTACTCGACCAGTTGCAGGTCGAGCAATTGCCCGTGGATGCGCTCCGAAATCTCGACCTGTCGGCCGAACTGTCCAGTCACTGGCAGGTGTCGCTCAACTTGTTCGAGATATTGTTGTCGCGCTGGCCAGCGGAACTTGCGCGACTGGGCTGCATCGACCTGGCCGAACGGCGAAACCGGCTGTTCGACCGGCTTGCTGCCCGCTGGCGAGAAGCGCCGCCCGCTGGCTTCGTGGTCGCGGCCGGTATTTCCACCACCGCGCCGGCAGTCGCCCGGTTGCTCCGCCGCGTCGCGGAGCTGCCCGATGGCATGGTGGTCTTTGCCGGGCTTGACCAGAATATGGACGAGACGGCCTGGGAAGCCATCGGCCCATTCGATCCGGACCCACTGACCGGCCGGTCACCGGTGCCGCATGAAACCCATCCGCAATATGCGCTCAAGCGCCTGCTGGATCGTATGGGCGTGACTCGCGACGATGTGGCGCAATGGCGATGGGGCAGCGAGCATGATGCGCGCGCCGTTCGCGGACGCAATATCTCCAACGCCATGCTGCCGCCGCGCCTGACGGGCCGCTGGCGCGATCTCAAGACGGCGGACCGGTCGCTGGCCGGCGTGGAGGCGCTGGAGGTCGCGACCCCCGGCGAGGAAGCTCAGGCCATCGCCATCGCGCTGCGCGAGGCGGTGGAAACGCCGGAGCGCACGGCCGCGCTGGTGACGCCGGATCGCCAATTGGCGACCCGCGTGTCCGCCCATCTGCGGCGCTGGGGCATAGTGGCGGATGATTCCGCCGGCCAGCCCTTGTCGCGCCTGCCACCGGGAACCTTGCTGATCGCCATGGCGGAGGCCGTGGCGGAACGCTTCGCCCCCGTTGCGCTGCTGACGCTCCTCAAGCATCCGCTCGTGATGCGGGGCGATGCGCGGCTCGCCTGGCTGGAGGGGGTGCGTGGTCTTGACCTGCTGCTGCGCGGGCCGCGCCCACAGGCGGGGCTGGTCGGCATCGACCTCATGCTCGCGGCGCGCGGACC
This window encodes:
- a CDS encoding nucleotidyltransferase family protein encodes the protein MIETAMLMAAGLGKRMRPLTATRPKPLVKVAGKALMDHALDRLEAGGIRKVVVNVHYLADTVEAHLRARKGPMEFVISDERGKLLETGGGLMQARQLLGDQPFLCANSDNLWVDGPQETLGMMQRLWNPERMDALLLLIPLARATCHMGPGDFHMDASGRLTRRKPAHVAPFVYTGVQILSPAILRDPPADAFSTNIFWNRAMEAGRLYGVAHQGLWFDVGTPHAIPVVEQMLAHG